A part of Desulfuromonadales bacterium genomic DNA contains:
- a CDS encoding AbrB/MazE/SpoVT family DNA-binding domain-containing protein: MGTLATTKMSSKGQVVIPEEVRKRLNLKAGAQFVVVGENDVVILKAISPPSIHEFDDLLAKARQQAKTAGLKQVDIQEAIIKARGRK; encoded by the coding sequence ATGGGAACGCTGGCAACAACCAAAATGTCGTCAAAGGGGCAAGTTGTTATCCCTGAAGAGGTACGCAAGCGGCTCAATCTTAAAGCCGGAGCCCAGTTCGTCGTCGTTGGAGAAAATGACGTCGTCATCCTGAAGGCGATCTCGCCACCATCCATTCATGAGTTTGATGATCTTCTTGCGAAAGCCCGGCAGCAAGCCAAGACGGCCGGCCTCAAGCAGGTGGATATTCAGGAAGCGATTATCAAGGCGCGAGGGCGCAAGTGA
- a CDS encoding recombinase family protein — protein MATGMRIGYARVSSSGQKLDVQLDRLADCDRVFHEKVSGKSTKGRPELKNALDFVRVGDVFVVTKLDRLARSVVDLAGIVQTLEAKQVDLVVLDQGIDTTTMYGRLQFNILAAIGEFERELIRERSMEGREKAKARGVKFGAKPKLAKKEIQDLIKDFEAPGCSKKEIAEHYGIARSTVYKLYAENRQRADTVPAMP, from the coding sequence ATGGCAACAGGAATGCGAATTGGGTACGCAAGGGTCAGTTCGTCTGGGCAAAAACTCGATGTTCAGCTTGATCGCCTCGCAGATTGCGACCGGGTTTTCCATGAAAAGGTCTCCGGCAAATCAACCAAGGGTAGGCCGGAGCTCAAAAACGCTCTCGATTTCGTGCGGGTTGGAGACGTATTCGTGGTAACCAAGCTGGATCGTCTTGCCCGCTCGGTCGTGGATCTGGCCGGCATCGTCCAGACGCTGGAGGCCAAGCAGGTGGATTTGGTGGTCCTCGACCAGGGGATAGACACAACCACCATGTATGGCCGGCTGCAGTTCAACATCCTTGCAGCCATCGGGGAGTTCGAGCGGGAACTGATTCGAGAGCGGTCCATGGAGGGCAGAGAGAAAGCAAAGGCGCGCGGCGTGAAATTCGGTGCAAAACCCAAATTGGCCAAAAAGGAGATCCAGGATTTGATCAAGGACTTCGAGGCGCCCGGCTGCAGCAAGAAAGAAATCGCCGAACACTACGGCATCGCCAGGTCGACCGTCTATAAACTATATGCTGAAAATCGGCAGCGGGCGGATACTGTCCCCGCAATGCCTTAA